Proteins from one Ketobacter alkanivorans genomic window:
- the xerC gene encoding tyrosine recombinase XerC — translation MHEEEDLTDSILRYLDHLTQKRMLSANTVEGYRRDLRLLTEYCAQNQIHCHNQIQPHHIRVLIAERHRKGSKSKTLQRLLASVRGLFGFLIQQGQTQHNPAHGIRPPKGEKKLPHTLDVDQMNQLLNIDESDPLAVRDLAILELFYSSGLRLSELLNMQLADYDPHERSVKVTGKGNKQRVVPVGRKAQQAIANWLPLRDQFNPESNVLFVSQRGTRLHPSTVQKRFKQWGIKQGIDRNVHPHLLRHSFASHMLESSGDLRSVQELLGHADISTTQIYTHLDFQHLAKVYDEAHPRAKKKKDS, via the coding sequence ATGCACGAAGAGGAAGATCTTACAGACAGTATCCTGCGCTATCTGGATCATCTCACCCAGAAGCGCATGCTGTCTGCCAACACAGTAGAAGGTTACCGCCGCGACCTGCGCCTGCTCACCGAGTACTGCGCCCAAAACCAAATCCATTGCCACAACCAAATCCAACCCCACCACATTCGCGTGCTGATCGCCGAGCGCCATCGCAAAGGCAGTAAAAGCAAAACCCTGCAACGGCTACTGGCCAGCGTACGCGGACTGTTCGGCTTTCTGATCCAGCAAGGACAAACGCAACACAACCCCGCTCACGGCATTCGCCCTCCCAAGGGAGAAAAAAAGCTGCCGCACACCCTGGATGTGGATCAAATGAATCAATTACTTAACATTGATGAAAGCGATCCACTGGCGGTACGGGATCTGGCTATCCTTGAGCTGTTTTATTCCTCCGGTTTACGTCTTAGTGAACTGTTGAATATGCAACTAGCCGACTACGATCCCCATGAGCGCTCGGTTAAAGTTACCGGCAAGGGCAACAAACAAAGAGTGGTGCCGGTGGGGCGCAAAGCTCAACAAGCCATCGCTAACTGGCTACCCCTGCGGGATCAGTTCAACCCTGAAAGCAATGTGCTGTTTGTCAGTCAGCGGGGCACACGCTTACACCCCTCAACCGTGCAAAAACGTTTCAAGCAATGGGGCATCAAACAGGGGATCGATCGCAACGTTCACCCACACCTGCTGCGCCATTCTTTTGCCAGCCACATGCTTGAATCCAGCGGTGATTTGCGCAGCGTTCAAGAGCTGCTGGGGCACGCCGACATTTCCACTACTCAGATTTATACCCATCTGGATTTTCAACACCTGGCCAAGGTTTACGACGAGGCCCACCCAAGGGCCAAGAAAAAGAAAGATTCCTGA
- the roxB gene encoding rubber dioxygenase RoxB, with amino-acid sequence MQTHTKPVRSIGAMITLSYCLLFCSATTSQFAHAFVYDDDPDALLGSSRGGMALWDFCYDKDDSEPLPVDPRTLLQPGISDGKAVHFNVNWAECHTDPVAVQEAGHPETCGELRDIFYRGETLMDTGSENVAALFVGNRYGSLAAVGGIATFNAAQYNKLWQIWGGYDERPEQFDLLVSNRYGSGIAEGRNPYPLVGEDPNRTNGGSGQLPEMFTQVRNSDGSWSGRIGVTCHGCHSGEIGTKEDGEDLGFQFGGSSATDLNLFLRDMLPLGYLASGVTPLNLTQTRGTNNASAVNIAFLFPDKGWPSLTGFLRILGSGSTGSMDSPNWWNMGHRPAKFVDGLFPMDAPRVDAVFYTPILGLFGGVTAGLGEQGQDWMREHGPEMNLWIETLKAPKYPLPVDEELAETGAVLFHELDMWDQTRRNPIRRPEGNGSCASCHGAYSPRYVNNTDYLENPMLEGMAGYIVPLDIIDTDKRRVLTNTEGMQVTGADNFFGYPATKGTDNDCGPQNQKRLRGDREVGYLAQPLYGVWASAPYFHNGSVPNVWEVLKPQDRKPIWRRVSAPVPEGVEGTAVMGFDTSLQRAFDAEKLGWKYDEIACVNLPPMVKPGFNCSTRNINITPWPQRLLEWLYGSITGAWNVDFPPIVTTENMENRKIYNTHMYSQGNEGHEFTAVLTDAERIAIIEYLKTL; translated from the coding sequence ATGCAAACACACACCAAACCGGTCAGGTCCATTGGGGCCATGATCACGCTCAGCTATTGCCTGCTGTTTTGCAGCGCAACCACCAGTCAATTCGCACACGCTTTTGTTTACGACGATGATCCTGACGCCCTGCTTGGCAGTAGCCGCGGCGGCATGGCACTTTGGGATTTTTGTTACGACAAAGATGATTCAGAACCCCTGCCCGTCGATCCACGGACATTGCTACAGCCAGGAATAAGCGATGGCAAAGCCGTGCACTTCAACGTCAATTGGGCAGAATGCCATACCGACCCTGTCGCCGTACAAGAGGCAGGTCACCCCGAGACTTGTGGCGAGCTGCGAGACATTTTCTACCGGGGCGAAACGCTGATGGACACCGGCAGTGAAAATGTGGCCGCTCTGTTTGTCGGCAACCGTTATGGCTCGTTGGCCGCAGTGGGCGGCATCGCCACATTTAATGCCGCTCAATACAACAAGTTATGGCAGATCTGGGGCGGGTATGACGAGCGCCCGGAGCAATTCGATCTATTGGTATCAAACCGCTATGGATCGGGTATTGCCGAAGGTCGCAACCCCTACCCGCTGGTGGGTGAAGACCCTAATCGGACCAACGGCGGCAGTGGCCAACTGCCGGAAATGTTCACTCAAGTCCGCAACAGCGATGGTAGCTGGAGTGGACGCATTGGTGTGACCTGTCACGGCTGCCATAGCGGTGAAATAGGCACCAAAGAAGACGGCGAAGATCTGGGTTTCCAGTTCGGAGGCTCCAGTGCTACCGACCTGAATCTGTTCTTACGTGACATGCTGCCACTGGGCTATCTTGCGTCCGGTGTCACCCCTCTTAATCTGACCCAAACCCGCGGCACCAACAACGCCAGCGCTGTAAACATTGCGTTCCTGTTTCCTGACAAAGGCTGGCCGTCTTTAACAGGCTTTTTAAGAATTCTTGGCTCCGGCTCCACCGGCAGCATGGATTCCCCCAACTGGTGGAACATGGGCCACCGCCCTGCAAAATTTGTCGATGGCCTGTTTCCGATGGATGCCCCACGAGTCGATGCCGTGTTCTATACGCCGATTCTTGGGCTGTTCGGTGGCGTCACGGCTGGCCTGGGTGAGCAAGGCCAAGACTGGATGCGCGAGCATGGCCCGGAAATGAATCTATGGATCGAAACTCTGAAAGCACCCAAATACCCTCTGCCTGTCGACGAAGAACTGGCCGAAACCGGTGCCGTATTGTTCCATGAACTGGATATGTGGGATCAGACTCGCCGTAACCCTATCCGACGCCCGGAAGGTAATGGCTCCTGCGCCAGTTGTCACGGAGCTTACTCGCCGCGCTATGTGAACAACACCGATTACCTCGAAAATCCTATGCTGGAAGGCATGGCCGGCTACATTGTGCCACTGGATATTATCGATACCGATAAACGCCGAGTGCTGACTAACACCGAAGGCATGCAGGTAACCGGCGCAGATAATTTCTTCGGCTACCCGGCAACCAAGGGCACCGATAATGATTGCGGCCCACAGAATCAAAAGCGCCTGCGGGGTGACCGGGAAGTTGGCTATCTTGCACAACCTCTCTACGGCGTGTGGGCATCTGCACCGTATTTCCACAACGGTTCGGTACCCAACGTTTGGGAAGTGCTCAAACCCCAAGATCGCAAACCTATTTGGCGGCGGGTTTCAGCACCTGTACCGGAAGGCGTAGAAGGTACAGCAGTGATGGGCTTTGATACCAGTCTTCAGCGCGCATTCGATGCTGAAAAACTGGGCTGGAAATACGACGAAATCGCCTGTGTGAATTTACCCCCCATGGTCAAACCGGGGTTCAACTGCAGCACACGCAATATCAATATCACGCCTTGGCCACAGCGTTTATTGGAATGGCTCTATGGCAGCATTACCGGTGCCTGGAACGTCGATTTTCCACCGATTGTCACAACCGAAAACATGGAAAATCGCAAAATCTACAACACCCATATGTACAGTCAAGGCAACGAAGGGCATGAGTTTACGGCGGTGCTTACCGACGCTGAACGCATTGCGATCATTGAATACCTAAAAACACTTTAA